Proteins encoded together in one Phalacrocorax carbo chromosome 31, bPhaCar2.1, whole genome shotgun sequence window:
- the BICRA gene encoding BRD4-interacting chromatin-remodeling complex-associated protein isoform X1 has product MAPVMPPAWKSAPCFEGPAASSVLRGKKLVSSHGNGGPRGPGLARISALVRAVGEISPWRDSAVDMDDEDGRCLLDVICDPQALNDFLHGSEKIDSDDLLDNTGDAASAFFEGAGLHVQESSGNHLSTEQSQPATSVDLDFLEDDILGSPSSGGANLQNSDQPCDILQQSLQEANITEQTLEAEAELDLGSFQLPTLQPVVQTASDGTPQIFSGGADLIGLQQPAVLTHQALVQQSVGADVVNKAISVQPFLQQVGLGNVTIQPISNLQGLPNGSPSGTLGIGPIQVVGQQVMAINQPAQQIIAKQVQPSQVATMPVGSYIAQPAPEQQQVTLASTGVSPQSAGLVIQKNLPTVATTTLNGNSMFGSVSGTQGSQPLTVTSNLSSPLVQAQNVIIHRTPTPIQPKPAGVLQQKLYQITPKPFASNNTTLTIQNEAALQQQKAQQNLTFMASKPGQNVVLSGFPQGLPANVFKQPPPQQQALSKPMSVHLLNQGSSIVIPAQHVPQAMLQGQNQFLLPGQLAGASAVQIPQQLSALQANMGGQILTTSHPGGQAHIITSQGPGGQLITNQALPAQILTNQNIAGQLNLGQVLTSQNAHGTAHILSAPIQLQPGQVGQPALFQMPVSLAGSLTTQSQPSVAASLGQTGQTVIQGVTLPNQVAMLNAAESLGQAVSIQASATTASQSPGLVQPQPSSGAGLLPGADQSSILTVQTASQPPAPLQLNVPPPPPAQQPGTSQPSPGLASSPEKIILGQAAAGAVINQDSMQMFLQQLPAGQQKLPGASPSPSLPHPPLGESPQLPAAHLSQMQSPHPSRPPSQPQPLSRPPSRPHSRPPSQPQTLSRPPSEPLSRSCTPQAPVPGLYVIQNQLASSPLGGGQHPLRPPSQPQPPFQPAQAEAAPAQLQVQLPAPAEVQHAHSPHFQLQFPSQGQIKPPTPTHALHLTAEQQRSFPMVPSQFQTLPAIPSPAPQPKQILDRFQQVPQGIILQTKQPPPTSQASPALSQFNSPSSSVLVSGQGQAATTAAAPAHGHAPAALPPSTAGITTPVPAESKTFSGVSAPVSAGKAAAAPGKSGTPLAIQQPVQAKPGVISSVSGLSLGKGPLQIQVVGKGLSQLVPSVPVQGQQLYDGKLALKKAPTLQPSKEACFLEQLHKHQGAVLHPDYKTSFRSFDDALQRLLPYHVYQGMLPSAQDYRKVDEEFEVVSTQLLKRTQAMLNKYRLLLLEESRRVSPSAEMVMIDRMFIQEEKTMLALDKQLAKEKPDEYVSSSRSQSLSSAAPASVSSAAPAPESLKAPPAQAAPPLHPTKLVIKHSGGSPSVTWAKASPSLDGDEDALPSRSKPPIKTYEARSRIGLKLKIKQEAGLSKVVHNTALDPVHQPPPVCRVIKGPDPHAAAAAGQMNGTVEHVASAPAEKKPVVTYCRLPLRKTYRENVDAFVAEKPADACPKGSAPKGDKLPGALVIKQEDGSRSVITSHKSRDSPSAAAAAEKGRPEEGSKLPFFNRSDARSLVLQDSAAPPKADDATGGLMKELAEVEDEFYRGMIKPEPPDQGSGSELTWEVPLPPAKRRKSESFEVDNASFSSDSPQDDSLNEHLQSAIDSILNLQQPQTGAPNVRTPSSSYNSSSSPFSSPVHRTDAYLAPNHNGGLGARTLNR; this is encoded by the exons TTGACATGGATGATGAAGACGGCCGGTGCCTGCTAGATGTAATTTG CGACCCTCAGGCCTTGAACGACTTCTTACATGGATCCGAAAAG attgaCAGTGATGATCTCCTGGACAACACAGGAGATGCAGCCAGTGCCttttttgaaggtgctggg CTGCACGTACAAGAGTCCTCCGGCAACCACCTGAGCACCGAGCAGAGTCAGCCCGCCACCAGCGTGGACCTCGACTTCCTAGAAGATGACATCCTGGGGTCGCCGTCCAGCGGCGGGGCGAACCTGCAGAACTCGGACCAGCCCTGCGACATCCTCCAGCAGAGCCTGCAGGAGGCCAACATCACCGAGCAGACGCTGGAGGCGGAGGCCGAGCTGGACCTGGGCTCCTTCCAGCTCCCCACCCTGCAGCCGGTGGTGCAGACGGCCTCCGACGGCACCCCGCAGATCTTCTCCGGCGGGGCCGACCTGATCGGGCTGCAGCAACCCGCCGTCCTGACGCACCAAGCCCTGGTGCAGCAGTCGGTAGGGGCGGATGTCGTCAACAAAGCCATCAGCGTCCAGCCTTTCCTCCAGCAGGTCGGCCTGGGCAACGTCACCATCCAGCCCATCTCCAACCTCCAGGGCTTGCCCAACGGCAGCCCCAGCGGCACGCTGGGGATCGGGCCCATTCAGGTGGTCGGGCAGCAGGTGATGGCCATCAACCAGCCGGCGCAGCAGATCATCGCCAAGCAGGTTCAGCCCTCCCAGGTGGCCACCATGCCCGTCGGCAGCTACATCGCCCAGCCGGCGCCCGAGCAGCAGCAGGTCACCCTCGCCTCGACGGGGGTCTCTCCGCAGAGCGCCGGCCTCGTCATCCAGAAGAACCTGCCGACGGTGGCCACCACGACGCTGAACGGGAACTCCATGTTCGGGAGCGTGTCCGGGACGCAGGGCTCCCAGCCGCTCACCGTCACCTCGAACTTGAGCAGCCCCTTGGTGCAGGCCCAAAACGTCATCATCCACAGGACGCCCACCCCGATCCAGCCCAAACCCGCGGGGGTCCTCCAGCAGAAGCTCTACCAGATCACCCCCAAGCCCTTCGCCTCCAACAACACCACCCTGACCATCCAGAACGAAGccgccctgcagcagcagaaggccCAGCAGAACCTGACCTTCATGGCCAGCAAACCGGGGCAGAACGTGGTGCTGTCGGGCTTCCCCCAGGGGCTTCCAGCCAACGTCTTCAagcagccgccgccgcagcAGCAAGCCCTCAGCAAGCCCATGAGCGTCCACTTGCTGaaccagggcagcagcatcGTCATCCCCGCCCAGCACGTCCCGCAGGCCATGCTGCAGGGCCAGAACCAGTTCCTCCTCCCCGGGCAGCTGGCGGGCGCCTCCGCCGTGCAGATACCCCAGCAGCTCTCGGCCCTGCAGGCCAACATGGGGGGCCAGATCCTGACCACCTCCCACCCCGGCGGGCAAGCCCACATCATAACGAGCCAAGGGCCGGGCGGACAGCTCATAACCAACCAAGCCTTGCCGGCGCAGATCCTCACCAACCAGAACATCGCCGGCCAGCTGAACCTGGGCCAGGTGCTCACCTCGCAGAACGCCCACGGCACCGCTCACATCCTCTCGGCTCCCATCCAGCTCCAGCCcggccaggtgggtcagccgGCTCTCTTCCAGATGCCCGTTTCGCTGGCGGGCAGCTTGACCACGCAGAGCCAACCCTCGGTGGCCGCTTCGCTGGGCCAGACGGGGCAGACGGTGATCCAGGGGGTGACGCTGCCCAACCAGGTGGCCATGCTCAACGCCGCCGAGAGCCTCGGCCAGGCGGTGAGCATCCAAGCCTCCGCCACCACCGCCAGCCAAAGCCCCGGCCTCGTCcagccgcagccctcctcgggcGCCGGCCTGCTCCCCGGCGCCGACCAGTCCTCCATCCTCACCGTCCAAACCGCCTCCCAGCCGCCCGCTCCGCTCCAGCTCAACGTgccgcctccgccgcccgcCCAGCAGCCCGGGacttcccagcccagccccggctTGGCCTCCAGCCCGGAGAAGATCATCCTGGGCCAGGCGGCCGCCGGCGCCGTCATCAACCAGGACTCCATGCAGATGTTCCTGCAGCAG ttacctgcagggcagcagaagctccctggAGCCTCCCCGTCCCCTTCGCTACCTCATCCTCCCCTGGGGGAGAGCCCGCAGCTCCCGGCCGCCCACCTCTCCCAAATGcagtccccccacccctcccggcccccctcccagccccagcccctctcccggCCCCCCTCGCGGCCCCACTCGCGCCCCCCTTCCCAGCCGCAGACGCTCTCCCGGCCCCCCTCGGAGCCGCTCTCCCGCTCCTGCACCCCGCAGGCGCCCGTGCCCGGCCTGTACGTCATCCAGAACCAGCTGGCCTCCTCCCCCCTGGgcggggggcagcaccccctgcgcccaccctcccagccccagccgccCTTCCAGCCGGCGCAGGCGGAAGCCGCCCCGGCGCAGCTCCAGGTCCAGCTCCCGGCGCCGGCGGAGGTCCAGCACGCCCACTCCCCCCACTTCCAGCTGCAGTTTCCATCGCAGGGTCAGATCAAACCTCCCACTCCCACCCACGCTCTCCACCTAACCGCGGAGCAGCAGAGGAGCTTTCCGATGGTCCCGAGCCAATTCCAAACCCTCCcggccatccccagccccgctcctcaGCCGAAGCAAATACTGGACAGGTTCCAGCAG GTGCCCCAAGGGATCATCCTGCAAACGAAGCAGCCGCCTCCCACCAGCCAGGCTTCCCCTGCGCTCAGCCAGTTCAACAGCCCGTCCTCCTCCGTCCTGGTGAGCGGCCAGGGGCAGGCGGCGACGACCGCGGCGGCCCCCGCGCACGGCCAcgcgcccgccgccctcccgcctTCCACCGCAG GCATTACCACCCCGGTTCCCGCGGAGAGTAAAACCTTCTCCGGCGTTTCCGCGCCGGTTTCCGCCGGGAAGgcggccgcagccccggggaAGTCGGGGACGCCTCTCGCCATCCAGCAGCCGGTTCAG GCGAAGCCCGGCGTGATCAGTTCCGTCTCGGGCCTGAGCCTCGGGAAGGGTCCCTTGCAGATCCAGGTCGTGGGGAAAGGATTGTCGCAGCTCGTGCCCTCGGTCCCCGTGCAAGGCCAGCAGCTG TACGACGGCAAGCTCGCTCTGAAGAAAGCCCCGACACTACAGCCCAGCAAGGAAGCCTG TTTCCTGGAGCAGCTGCACAAACACCAGGGCGCGGTGCTGCATCCCGACTACAAGACGTCGTTCCGCTCCTTCGACGACGCCTTGCAGCGGCTCCTGCCCTACCACGTCTACCAGGGGATGCTGCCCTCTGCCCAGGACTACAGGAAGG TGGACGAGGAGTTCGAAGTGGTGTCCACCCAGCTGCTGAAGCGCACGCAAGCGATGTTGAACAAGTACCGCCTGCTGCTCTTGGAGGAGTCTCGG AGAGTCAGTCCTTCTGCCGAGATGGTGATGATCGACCGCATGTTCATCCAGGAAGAAAAGACCATGTTAGCGCTCGACAAGCAGCTGGCAAAGGAGAAACCAG ACGAGTACGTCTCGTCCTCCCGCTCGCAGAGCCTCTCCTCGGCGGCCCCGGCCTCCGTGTCCAGCGCGGCACCGGCCCCCGAGAGCCTGAAGGCCCCCCCGGCGCAGGCGGCCCCCCCGCTGCACCCCACCAAGCTGGTGATCAAGCACAGCGGGGGCTCCCCGTCGGTCACCTGGGCCAAGGCTTCCCCCTCCCTGGACGGGGACGAGGACGCCTTGCCCTCCCGGAGCAAGCCCCCCATCAAAACCTACGAGGCGCGCAGTCGCATCGGCCTCAAGCTGAAGATCAAGCAGGAGGCCGGGCTCAGCAAAGTGGTCCACAACACCGCCCTGGACCCCGTGCACCAGCCGCCCCCCGTCTGCCGAGTCATCAAAGGGCCCGACCCacacgccgccgccgccgccgggcagATGAACGGCACCGTCGAGCACGTCGCCTCGGCTCCCGCCGAGAAGAAACCCGTCGTGACCTACTGCCGGCTCCCCCTTCGCAAGACCTACCGCGAGAACGTGGACGCTTTCGTGGCCGAGAAGCCGGCCGACGCCTGCCCCAAGGGGAGCGCCCCGAAGGGCGACAAGCTCCCCGGCGCCCTCGTCATCAAGCAGGAGGACGGCTCCAGGAGCGTGATCACCTCCCACAAGAGCCGCGACAGcccctcggcggcggcggcggcggagaaGGGCCGGCCGGAGGAGGGCTCCAAGCTCCCCTTCTTCAACAGGAGCGACGCCCGCTCCCTCGTCCTGCAGGACAGCGCGGCCCCGCCGAAGGCCGACGACGCCACCGGTGGCCTTATGAAGGAGCTTGCGGAAGTGGAGGACGAGTTTTACCGCGGGATGATAAAACCGGAGCCTCCGGACCAGGGCTCGGGCTCGGAACTGACCTGGGAGGTGCCGCTGCCGCCGGCCAAGCGTCGGAAGTCGGAGTCCTTCGAGGTGGACAACGCCAGCTTCTCCAGCGACAGCCCCCAGGACGACTCGCTCAACGAGCACCTACAGAGCGCCATCGACAGCATCCTCAACCTGCAGCAACCTCAGACCGGGGCCCCGAACGTCCGGACGCCTTCCTCCTCCTacaactcctcctcctcccccttctcctcgCCCGTCCACCGTACGGACGCCTACCTTGCCCCTAATCACAACGGCGGCCTTGGAGCGAGGACGTTGAACAGATAA
- the BICRA gene encoding BRD4-interacting chromatin-remodeling complex-associated protein isoform X2, translating to MAPVMPPAWKSAPCFEGPAASSVLRGKKLVSSHGNGGPRGPGLARISALVRAVGEISPWRDSAVDMDDEDGRCLLDVICDPQALNDFLHGSEKLHVQESSGNHLSTEQSQPATSVDLDFLEDDILGSPSSGGANLQNSDQPCDILQQSLQEANITEQTLEAEAELDLGSFQLPTLQPVVQTASDGTPQIFSGGADLIGLQQPAVLTHQALVQQSVGADVVNKAISVQPFLQQVGLGNVTIQPISNLQGLPNGSPSGTLGIGPIQVVGQQVMAINQPAQQIIAKQVQPSQVATMPVGSYIAQPAPEQQQVTLASTGVSPQSAGLVIQKNLPTVATTTLNGNSMFGSVSGTQGSQPLTVTSNLSSPLVQAQNVIIHRTPTPIQPKPAGVLQQKLYQITPKPFASNNTTLTIQNEAALQQQKAQQNLTFMASKPGQNVVLSGFPQGLPANVFKQPPPQQQALSKPMSVHLLNQGSSIVIPAQHVPQAMLQGQNQFLLPGQLAGASAVQIPQQLSALQANMGGQILTTSHPGGQAHIITSQGPGGQLITNQALPAQILTNQNIAGQLNLGQVLTSQNAHGTAHILSAPIQLQPGQVGQPALFQMPVSLAGSLTTQSQPSVAASLGQTGQTVIQGVTLPNQVAMLNAAESLGQAVSIQASATTASQSPGLVQPQPSSGAGLLPGADQSSILTVQTASQPPAPLQLNVPPPPPAQQPGTSQPSPGLASSPEKIILGQAAAGAVINQDSMQMFLQQLPAGQQKLPGASPSPSLPHPPLGESPQLPAAHLSQMQSPHPSRPPSQPQPLSRPPSRPHSRPPSQPQTLSRPPSEPLSRSCTPQAPVPGLYVIQNQLASSPLGGGQHPLRPPSQPQPPFQPAQAEAAPAQLQVQLPAPAEVQHAHSPHFQLQFPSQGQIKPPTPTHALHLTAEQQRSFPMVPSQFQTLPAIPSPAPQPKQILDRFQQVPQGIILQTKQPPPTSQASPALSQFNSPSSSVLVSGQGQAATTAAAPAHGHAPAALPPSTAGITTPVPAESKTFSGVSAPVSAGKAAAAPGKSGTPLAIQQPVQAKPGVISSVSGLSLGKGPLQIQVVGKGLSQLVPSVPVQGQQLYDGKLALKKAPTLQPSKEACFLEQLHKHQGAVLHPDYKTSFRSFDDALQRLLPYHVYQGMLPSAQDYRKVDEEFEVVSTQLLKRTQAMLNKYRLLLLEESRRVSPSAEMVMIDRMFIQEEKTMLALDKQLAKEKPDEYVSSSRSQSLSSAAPASVSSAAPAPESLKAPPAQAAPPLHPTKLVIKHSGGSPSVTWAKASPSLDGDEDALPSRSKPPIKTYEARSRIGLKLKIKQEAGLSKVVHNTALDPVHQPPPVCRVIKGPDPHAAAAAGQMNGTVEHVASAPAEKKPVVTYCRLPLRKTYRENVDAFVAEKPADACPKGSAPKGDKLPGALVIKQEDGSRSVITSHKSRDSPSAAAAAEKGRPEEGSKLPFFNRSDARSLVLQDSAAPPKADDATGGLMKELAEVEDEFYRGMIKPEPPDQGSGSELTWEVPLPPAKRRKSESFEVDNASFSSDSPQDDSLNEHLQSAIDSILNLQQPQTGAPNVRTPSSSYNSSSSPFSSPVHRTDAYLAPNHNGGLGARTLNR from the exons TTGACATGGATGATGAAGACGGCCGGTGCCTGCTAGATGTAATTTG CGACCCTCAGGCCTTGAACGACTTCTTACATGGATCCGAAAAG CTGCACGTACAAGAGTCCTCCGGCAACCACCTGAGCACCGAGCAGAGTCAGCCCGCCACCAGCGTGGACCTCGACTTCCTAGAAGATGACATCCTGGGGTCGCCGTCCAGCGGCGGGGCGAACCTGCAGAACTCGGACCAGCCCTGCGACATCCTCCAGCAGAGCCTGCAGGAGGCCAACATCACCGAGCAGACGCTGGAGGCGGAGGCCGAGCTGGACCTGGGCTCCTTCCAGCTCCCCACCCTGCAGCCGGTGGTGCAGACGGCCTCCGACGGCACCCCGCAGATCTTCTCCGGCGGGGCCGACCTGATCGGGCTGCAGCAACCCGCCGTCCTGACGCACCAAGCCCTGGTGCAGCAGTCGGTAGGGGCGGATGTCGTCAACAAAGCCATCAGCGTCCAGCCTTTCCTCCAGCAGGTCGGCCTGGGCAACGTCACCATCCAGCCCATCTCCAACCTCCAGGGCTTGCCCAACGGCAGCCCCAGCGGCACGCTGGGGATCGGGCCCATTCAGGTGGTCGGGCAGCAGGTGATGGCCATCAACCAGCCGGCGCAGCAGATCATCGCCAAGCAGGTTCAGCCCTCCCAGGTGGCCACCATGCCCGTCGGCAGCTACATCGCCCAGCCGGCGCCCGAGCAGCAGCAGGTCACCCTCGCCTCGACGGGGGTCTCTCCGCAGAGCGCCGGCCTCGTCATCCAGAAGAACCTGCCGACGGTGGCCACCACGACGCTGAACGGGAACTCCATGTTCGGGAGCGTGTCCGGGACGCAGGGCTCCCAGCCGCTCACCGTCACCTCGAACTTGAGCAGCCCCTTGGTGCAGGCCCAAAACGTCATCATCCACAGGACGCCCACCCCGATCCAGCCCAAACCCGCGGGGGTCCTCCAGCAGAAGCTCTACCAGATCACCCCCAAGCCCTTCGCCTCCAACAACACCACCCTGACCATCCAGAACGAAGccgccctgcagcagcagaaggccCAGCAGAACCTGACCTTCATGGCCAGCAAACCGGGGCAGAACGTGGTGCTGTCGGGCTTCCCCCAGGGGCTTCCAGCCAACGTCTTCAagcagccgccgccgcagcAGCAAGCCCTCAGCAAGCCCATGAGCGTCCACTTGCTGaaccagggcagcagcatcGTCATCCCCGCCCAGCACGTCCCGCAGGCCATGCTGCAGGGCCAGAACCAGTTCCTCCTCCCCGGGCAGCTGGCGGGCGCCTCCGCCGTGCAGATACCCCAGCAGCTCTCGGCCCTGCAGGCCAACATGGGGGGCCAGATCCTGACCACCTCCCACCCCGGCGGGCAAGCCCACATCATAACGAGCCAAGGGCCGGGCGGACAGCTCATAACCAACCAAGCCTTGCCGGCGCAGATCCTCACCAACCAGAACATCGCCGGCCAGCTGAACCTGGGCCAGGTGCTCACCTCGCAGAACGCCCACGGCACCGCTCACATCCTCTCGGCTCCCATCCAGCTCCAGCCcggccaggtgggtcagccgGCTCTCTTCCAGATGCCCGTTTCGCTGGCGGGCAGCTTGACCACGCAGAGCCAACCCTCGGTGGCCGCTTCGCTGGGCCAGACGGGGCAGACGGTGATCCAGGGGGTGACGCTGCCCAACCAGGTGGCCATGCTCAACGCCGCCGAGAGCCTCGGCCAGGCGGTGAGCATCCAAGCCTCCGCCACCACCGCCAGCCAAAGCCCCGGCCTCGTCcagccgcagccctcctcgggcGCCGGCCTGCTCCCCGGCGCCGACCAGTCCTCCATCCTCACCGTCCAAACCGCCTCCCAGCCGCCCGCTCCGCTCCAGCTCAACGTgccgcctccgccgcccgcCCAGCAGCCCGGGacttcccagcccagccccggctTGGCCTCCAGCCCGGAGAAGATCATCCTGGGCCAGGCGGCCGCCGGCGCCGTCATCAACCAGGACTCCATGCAGATGTTCCTGCAGCAG ttacctgcagggcagcagaagctccctggAGCCTCCCCGTCCCCTTCGCTACCTCATCCTCCCCTGGGGGAGAGCCCGCAGCTCCCGGCCGCCCACCTCTCCCAAATGcagtccccccacccctcccggcccccctcccagccccagcccctctcccggCCCCCCTCGCGGCCCCACTCGCGCCCCCCTTCCCAGCCGCAGACGCTCTCCCGGCCCCCCTCGGAGCCGCTCTCCCGCTCCTGCACCCCGCAGGCGCCCGTGCCCGGCCTGTACGTCATCCAGAACCAGCTGGCCTCCTCCCCCCTGGgcggggggcagcaccccctgcgcccaccctcccagccccagccgccCTTCCAGCCGGCGCAGGCGGAAGCCGCCCCGGCGCAGCTCCAGGTCCAGCTCCCGGCGCCGGCGGAGGTCCAGCACGCCCACTCCCCCCACTTCCAGCTGCAGTTTCCATCGCAGGGTCAGATCAAACCTCCCACTCCCACCCACGCTCTCCACCTAACCGCGGAGCAGCAGAGGAGCTTTCCGATGGTCCCGAGCCAATTCCAAACCCTCCcggccatccccagccccgctcctcaGCCGAAGCAAATACTGGACAGGTTCCAGCAG GTGCCCCAAGGGATCATCCTGCAAACGAAGCAGCCGCCTCCCACCAGCCAGGCTTCCCCTGCGCTCAGCCAGTTCAACAGCCCGTCCTCCTCCGTCCTGGTGAGCGGCCAGGGGCAGGCGGCGACGACCGCGGCGGCCCCCGCGCACGGCCAcgcgcccgccgccctcccgcctTCCACCGCAG GCATTACCACCCCGGTTCCCGCGGAGAGTAAAACCTTCTCCGGCGTTTCCGCGCCGGTTTCCGCCGGGAAGgcggccgcagccccggggaAGTCGGGGACGCCTCTCGCCATCCAGCAGCCGGTTCAG GCGAAGCCCGGCGTGATCAGTTCCGTCTCGGGCCTGAGCCTCGGGAAGGGTCCCTTGCAGATCCAGGTCGTGGGGAAAGGATTGTCGCAGCTCGTGCCCTCGGTCCCCGTGCAAGGCCAGCAGCTG TACGACGGCAAGCTCGCTCTGAAGAAAGCCCCGACACTACAGCCCAGCAAGGAAGCCTG TTTCCTGGAGCAGCTGCACAAACACCAGGGCGCGGTGCTGCATCCCGACTACAAGACGTCGTTCCGCTCCTTCGACGACGCCTTGCAGCGGCTCCTGCCCTACCACGTCTACCAGGGGATGCTGCCCTCTGCCCAGGACTACAGGAAGG TGGACGAGGAGTTCGAAGTGGTGTCCACCCAGCTGCTGAAGCGCACGCAAGCGATGTTGAACAAGTACCGCCTGCTGCTCTTGGAGGAGTCTCGG AGAGTCAGTCCTTCTGCCGAGATGGTGATGATCGACCGCATGTTCATCCAGGAAGAAAAGACCATGTTAGCGCTCGACAAGCAGCTGGCAAAGGAGAAACCAG ACGAGTACGTCTCGTCCTCCCGCTCGCAGAGCCTCTCCTCGGCGGCCCCGGCCTCCGTGTCCAGCGCGGCACCGGCCCCCGAGAGCCTGAAGGCCCCCCCGGCGCAGGCGGCCCCCCCGCTGCACCCCACCAAGCTGGTGATCAAGCACAGCGGGGGCTCCCCGTCGGTCACCTGGGCCAAGGCTTCCCCCTCCCTGGACGGGGACGAGGACGCCTTGCCCTCCCGGAGCAAGCCCCCCATCAAAACCTACGAGGCGCGCAGTCGCATCGGCCTCAAGCTGAAGATCAAGCAGGAGGCCGGGCTCAGCAAAGTGGTCCACAACACCGCCCTGGACCCCGTGCACCAGCCGCCCCCCGTCTGCCGAGTCATCAAAGGGCCCGACCCacacgccgccgccgccgccgggcagATGAACGGCACCGTCGAGCACGTCGCCTCGGCTCCCGCCGAGAAGAAACCCGTCGTGACCTACTGCCGGCTCCCCCTTCGCAAGACCTACCGCGAGAACGTGGACGCTTTCGTGGCCGAGAAGCCGGCCGACGCCTGCCCCAAGGGGAGCGCCCCGAAGGGCGACAAGCTCCCCGGCGCCCTCGTCATCAAGCAGGAGGACGGCTCCAGGAGCGTGATCACCTCCCACAAGAGCCGCGACAGcccctcggcggcggcggcggcggagaaGGGCCGGCCGGAGGAGGGCTCCAAGCTCCCCTTCTTCAACAGGAGCGACGCCCGCTCCCTCGTCCTGCAGGACAGCGCGGCCCCGCCGAAGGCCGACGACGCCACCGGTGGCCTTATGAAGGAGCTTGCGGAAGTGGAGGACGAGTTTTACCGCGGGATGATAAAACCGGAGCCTCCGGACCAGGGCTCGGGCTCGGAACTGACCTGGGAGGTGCCGCTGCCGCCGGCCAAGCGTCGGAAGTCGGAGTCCTTCGAGGTGGACAACGCCAGCTTCTCCAGCGACAGCCCCCAGGACGACTCGCTCAACGAGCACCTACAGAGCGCCATCGACAGCATCCTCAACCTGCAGCAACCTCAGACCGGGGCCCCGAACGTCCGGACGCCTTCCTCCTCCTacaactcctcctcctcccccttctcctcgCCCGTCCACCGTACGGACGCCTACCTTGCCCCTAATCACAACGGCGGCCTTGGAGCGAGGACGTTGAACAGATAA